A DNA window from Desulfobacterales bacterium contains the following coding sequences:
- a CDS encoding inorganic pyrophosphatase Ppa: protein MTETKHPQEAIKFEIQAYRRPKDRKVLRKTHVAFSGSPQRHPYDGHKIILIADPYSSHNVFYEFYKDDIDYVEELPSIVNMDGETITMVRAWIKKMSIGMRCSPFIVEDMSSGSRDRRA from the coding sequence ATGACAGAAACCAAACATCCCCAGGAAGCCATAAAATTTGAAATCCAGGCCTATCGACGCCCAAAAGATCGAAAAGTCTTGCGCAAAACCCACGTCGCGTTTTCTGGGTCTCCTCAGCGGCATCCCTACGATGGGCATAAAATCATCTTAATTGCCGACCCCTACAGTTCTCATAACGTGTTTTACGAATTTTATAAAGATGATATTGATTACGTGGAAGAGTTGCCGAGTATCGTCAATATGGATGGGGAGACCATTACCATGGTGCGGGCCTGGATTAAGAAAATGAGCATTGGCATGCGATGTTCGCCGTTTATTGTCGAGGATATGTCTTCAGGATCGAGGGACCGCAGGGCATAA
- the yhbY gene encoding ribosome assembly RNA-binding protein YhbY, translating into MEPLKGYQKKFLKGLAHGLKPVVFIGQKGLTANLIESIREALATHELIKVKFVDFKEKQQKIATAEALAAEADCQLVGMIGHIVIFYQQQTDPEKRHFQLPQR; encoded by the coding sequence ATGGAACCCTTGAAGGGATATCAGAAAAAGTTTCTTAAAGGACTTGCCCACGGATTAAAGCCTGTGGTGTTTATCGGTCAGAAGGGTCTAACTGCCAACCTGATCGAATCGATTCGTGAGGCCCTTGCAACCCATGAGCTGATCAAGGTCAAGTTCGTTGATTTTAAAGAAAAACAGCAGAAAATAGCAACAGCCGAAGCACTTGCGGCTGAAGCGGATTGCCAGCTGGTTGGCATGATCGGCCATATCGTCATCTTCTACCAACAGCAAACCGATCCGGAGAAACGCCATTTTCAGCTACCGCAGCGGTAA
- a CDS encoding transglycosylase SLT domain-containing protein — protein MKRTFLMLLLVLMGGAVICSAQEPQMQQPSDWPSLIANIKLDQALNFCGEPVALDLQEVRERLEKELLLTIWDRPQVVLWIKRSTRYLPIIEEMLAENNMPDDLKYMAIIESALRPHAGSRKGAIGYWQFLKSTGLKYGLRINADIDERRNIFASTQAAINYLKELYAMLGSWTLAAAAYNMGEIGLQSEMVSQKSEDYYQLYLPLETQRYVFRIIAAKLILTNPERFGFQFSDDDLYPPLAFDRIQIECFQDTPILIVAQAAKTYFKAIKDLNPEIRGHFLTAGTHSLLIPKGSADGFETRFKQMVQQWQAKNQERVYVVRTGDNLTSIAERFNVPLPALLIWNRLDGKKPIHPGDRLVIYPNETKTSLEDPNSRDQ, from the coding sequence ATGAAACGCACGTTTTTGATGCTATTGTTGGTCCTAATGGGCGGGGCGGTCATCTGCAGCGCTCAGGAGCCGCAGATGCAGCAACCTTCCGATTGGCCCTCACTAATAGCAAACATCAAACTAGATCAAGCACTTAATTTTTGCGGTGAGCCCGTGGCGCTGGACCTTCAAGAAGTGCGCGAGCGTTTAGAAAAAGAACTGCTGTTAACCATCTGGGATCGACCCCAAGTGGTGCTGTGGATTAAGCGCTCCACCCGTTATTTGCCAATTATTGAAGAAATGCTAGCTGAAAACAACATGCCCGATGACTTGAAATATATGGCCATTATTGAAAGTGCACTGCGCCCACATGCCGGCTCGCGCAAAGGCGCCATTGGCTACTGGCAATTTTTAAAATCCACCGGTCTTAAATATGGACTTAGAATAAATGCTGATATCGATGAGCGCAGGAATATATTCGCCTCAACTCAGGCGGCCATAAACTACCTTAAAGAGCTGTATGCGATGCTGGGGTCCTGGACGCTTGCGGCTGCTGCTTACAATATGGGGGAAATCGGCCTACAAAGCGAGATGGTATCGCAAAAATCGGAGGATTATTACCAGCTCTATCTGCCGCTTGAAACCCAGCGGTATGTTTTCAGAATTATTGCTGCAAAATTAATTTTAACGAATCCGGAGCGATTTGGCTTCCAATTCAGCGATGATGACCTTTATCCACCACTGGCGTTTGATCGAATTCAGATTGAATGCTTTCAGGATACGCCGATCCTAATTGTCGCCCAGGCTGCCAAAACCTATTTTAAGGCCATTAAAGACCTGAACCCGGAGATCCGCGGCCACTTTCTGACGGCCGGTACACATTCGCTGTTAATCCCAAAAGGGAGTGCCGACGGATTTGAGACGCGCTTTAAACAGATGGTGCAACAATGGCAGGCCAAGAATCAAGAGCGCGTGTATGTGGTTCGCACAGGCGACAACCTGACCAGTATTGCCGAGCGTTTCAATGTGCCGCTGCCGGCGCTGCTCATCTGGAACCGCCTGGATGGCAAAAAGCCCATACACCCGGGTGACCGGCTGGTCATATACCCCAATGAAACCAAAACCTCATTGGAAGATCCCAACTCGCGGGACCAGTAG
- a CDS encoding DMT family transporter, whose translation MNDIRHAQLNSTRPAERRDAPTGSWPISRSGRWTGTGLMLASAFLFSVVDGLIKLSGPGFRVWDIAFYRFGLGLVILMGIMGWKQNPFKTSNLKLMIIRGLTGTTAFLLLVIAIRHIPISTAMVLFFTFPAFAALFSFLLFGEKISFGQIGCVLGALIGAAILFDYQLSDSLWGQAAGLTSGMFAGVTVCLIKKLRETNGSTVIYLYFCLIGAVITFPAFISDPHLPTSAIEWLMIGGIVFSALAAQLLMNQGFQYCKSWEGGLILTSEVIFTSLLGIILLGEIFSWRFGCGGFLIVFSAVFSNFAKDRTVSVYAGNSSQRLSHP comes from the coding sequence ATGAACGATATCCGCCATGCCCAACTCAACAGCACTAGGCCCGCTGAGCGCAGAGATGCGCCAACGGGTTCCTGGCCTATTTCGCGCTCTGGACGCTGGACAGGCACGGGCTTAATGCTGGCTTCCGCTTTTTTATTCTCCGTTGTGGATGGTCTCATCAAGCTTTCCGGACCTGGATTCCGGGTCTGGGACATTGCCTTTTACCGATTCGGTTTGGGGCTGGTTATTTTAATGGGCATAATGGGATGGAAACAAAATCCCTTCAAAACCAGCAACCTCAAACTCATGATCATTCGGGGCTTGACCGGCACCACCGCCTTTTTGTTGCTTGTCATCGCCATCCGGCACATTCCAATATCGACAGCCATGGTTTTGTTTTTTACATTTCCAGCCTTTGCAGCCCTTTTTTCATTTCTTTTGTTTGGTGAAAAAATCTCATTTGGCCAAATCGGCTGCGTATTGGGCGCGCTGATCGGTGCCGCGATCTTATTTGATTATCAACTGTCAGACAGCCTATGGGGCCAGGCGGCCGGTCTGACATCCGGCATGTTTGCCGGTGTGACCGTCTGTTTAATCAAAAAATTAAGAGAAACAAACGGGTCAACCGTCATTTATTTGTATTTTTGCCTGATCGGTGCTGTGATCACCTTTCCGGCGTTTATCAGCGATCCACACCTGCCGACATCCGCCATCGAATGGCTGATGATCGGCGGCATCGTTTTTAGCGCCCTTGCCGCCCAGCTTCTGATGAATCAGGGTTTTCAATATTGCAAAAGCTGGGAAGGCGGTCTAATTTTGACCAGTGAAGTGATCTTTACGTCCCTGTTGGGCATTATATTGCTAGGTGAAATTTTCAGTTGGCGCTTTGGATGCGGTGGTTTTCTGATTGTCTTCAGTGCTGTTTTCAGCAATTTTGCCAAAGATCGCACCGTCTCTGTTTACGCCGGAAATTCATCACAGCGGCTGTCTCATCCGTAA
- a CDS encoding TMEM165/GDT1 family protein produces MDFKILLTTFGLIFLAELGDKTQLATFCFSADCNSRISVFLGSAGALVLSSLIAVVFGAGISRVVPTNYIRIGAGIFFVIVGLLTLYSSMRTTNAL; encoded by the coding sequence ATGGATTTCAAAATACTGCTGACAACCTTTGGTTTGATCTTTCTGGCTGAATTGGGTGACAAAACCCAACTGGCAACATTTTGCTTTTCAGCTGATTGTAACTCGCGAATCTCTGTATTCTTAGGTTCCGCTGGCGCCCTGGTGCTCAGTTCATTGATCGCCGTAGTTTTCGGTGCCGGGATCAGCCGGGTCGTTCCCACAAACTATATCAGAATCGGAGCCGGAATTTTCTTTGTTATAGTGGGACTGTTAACATTGTACTCTTCGATGCGCACCACAAACGCCCTCTAA
- a CDS encoding radical SAM protein: MHYEGNIIRPPSEANSILLQVTVGCSRNKCTFCGTYKGERFRIKPDAIIMEDIAFAAQHCRRQRRVFLCDGDALIIPQKRLLKILKEIEKQLPWVTRVGLYANAKALKMKTIDELKALKAHGVGIVYMGLETGDDITLKNINKGATAEQMIAMGRKAKEAGFKLSVTVLLGIAGPERSQVHAKETGRVLSEMDPDYIGALSLMLIPDTALHQAYVSGKFRLIEPQEMLAELRTMIASTHLTRGLFHANHASNYLPIRARFPKDKETTLELIDEALKGKVPLKPEYLRAL; this comes from the coding sequence ATGCATTATGAAGGCAACATAATACGACCGCCCAGCGAGGCCAACAGCATTCTGCTGCAGGTGACCGTCGGCTGTTCACGCAATAAATGTACCTTTTGCGGAACCTACAAAGGCGAACGTTTTCGGATAAAGCCCGATGCCATCATTATGGAAGACATTGCCTTTGCAGCGCAACACTGCCGTCGGCAGCGCCGGGTATTCTTATGCGATGGCGATGCGCTCATCATTCCCCAAAAAAGGCTGCTAAAAATTCTAAAAGAAATTGAAAAACAGCTGCCCTGGGTAACACGGGTCGGATTGTATGCCAATGCCAAGGCCTTGAAAATGAAAACGATCGATGAGCTCAAGGCGCTCAAAGCGCATGGGGTGGGAATCGTGTATATGGGTTTGGAAACCGGCGACGACATCACACTAAAGAACATAAACAAAGGGGCCACCGCCGAACAGATGATTGCCATGGGTCGCAAAGCCAAAGAAGCCGGCTTCAAGCTTTCGGTTACCGTTCTTTTGGGGATCGCTGGCCCAGAGCGTTCTCAGGTCCATGCAAAGGAAACCGGGCGCGTCCTTTCCGAAATGGACCCTGACTACATTGGCGCCCTGAGCCTGATGCTCATACCGGATACCGCCCTTCATCAGGCGTATGTCTCCGGAAAATTTCGCCTGATTGAACCGCAGGAAATGCTGGCGGAGCTGAGAACCATGATCGCCAGCACCCACTTGACCCGGGGGCTTTTCCATGCCAATCACGCTTCAAATTATCTGCCGATCAGAGCCCGGTTTCCAAAGGACAAGGAGACCACATTGGAGTTGATTGACGAGGCCTTGAAAGGCAAAGTCCCGTTGAAACCGGAATATCTAAGGGCATTATAG
- the polA gene encoding DNA polymerase I, with product MKEEKTIYLIDGTAYIHRAYHAIRGLSNSKGLPTNATFGFARMMLKLIEDRQPQYAGMFFDAKGPTFRHEMYTEYKANRPPMPDDMAVQIPYIKEVTAALQFPIIEMQGFEADDLIGTVARIAEKKGFSVVIVTGDKDFIQLVTEHTLIWDPMKETTIDTAFVKKAYGVEPQQMIDVLGLAGDTSDNVPGVPGIGQKTALNLIQNHQSILKLYEKVDTITAKKQRENLIRFRDQAFLSRDLVTIDIDAPISTDLADFKIGPADTDTLSALFQTLEFRQLQHALSQKADLSDKNYQPILTQAALDRLISRLTSARIFALDTETTSQIPMQARLVGLSFALQPNEAFYIPCGHDYLGAPQQLPLSDVLKQLGPVLSDPSIKKVGQNIKYDWIVLTRHGVKLDGVVFDTMVASYLLNPSKRAHNLDQIALDFLGHKTIPYQDVAGKGKNALSFNQVLLEKAVPYACEDADITLMAKDALMSQLQAIDLQQLMETVEMPLVPVLMDMEMIGTCVDIDRLHELSKSFAHQLEGLEASIYGLAGEEFNIKSSKQLGNILFNKLQLPVLKKTKKKTGYSTDVDVLTRLAEEHEMPALILKHRTLSKLKSTYADALADLVNPETGRIHTSFNQTVTATGRLSSSDPNLQNIPIRSAEGMEIRRAFVPRKGWKLVSADYSQVELRILAHYSDDPILIKAFLENEDIHARTASEVFQVPASDVTTELRRQAKAINFGIIYGMSAFGLSKQLDIGQKMAQTYIDHYFARYTGVKEFIDKTLAEAHQSKRTSTLLGRIRLLPDIGSRNHVVRQAAERTAINTPIQGTAADLIKLAMIKVASTIKDKNLKSAMLLSVHDELIFEVPPQELDELSTLVKEIMESVWELKVPLKVNLALGDNWAEAH from the coding sequence ATGAAAGAAGAAAAAACGATATATTTAATCGACGGTACCGCATACATCCATCGCGCCTACCATGCCATCCGGGGATTATCCAATTCAAAGGGACTGCCGACAAATGCCACCTTTGGATTTGCGCGAATGATGTTAAAGCTTATCGAAGATCGCCAACCGCAGTATGCCGGTATGTTCTTCGATGCCAAGGGCCCTACTTTTCGGCATGAAATGTACACAGAATACAAAGCCAATCGTCCACCCATGCCCGACGATATGGCCGTTCAAATTCCGTATATCAAAGAAGTTACAGCGGCTTTGCAATTTCCGATTATAGAGATGCAGGGTTTTGAAGCCGATGACCTGATCGGAACGGTTGCCCGGATTGCTGAAAAGAAAGGTTTTTCGGTCGTTATTGTGACCGGTGACAAGGATTTTATTCAGCTTGTGACCGAGCACACCCTGATCTGGGATCCTATGAAGGAAACCACCATCGATACCGCCTTTGTCAAGAAAGCCTATGGCGTCGAACCGCAGCAGATGATTGATGTCTTGGGACTGGCCGGTGATACATCCGACAACGTTCCCGGGGTTCCGGGAATTGGCCAGAAAACAGCACTGAATCTAATCCAAAACCACCAGAGTATACTCAAATTATACGAAAAGGTTGACACCATCACCGCTAAGAAGCAACGCGAAAACCTGATTCGTTTTCGGGATCAAGCTTTTTTAAGCCGGGATCTGGTCACGATTGACATCGACGCTCCTATTTCCACTGATCTGGCGGATTTTAAAATCGGCCCGGCGGACACCGATACACTTTCAGCCCTGTTTCAGACCCTCGAGTTTCGGCAACTACAGCACGCCCTTTCTCAGAAGGCCGACTTAAGCGACAAAAATTACCAGCCGATTTTAACCCAAGCAGCGCTTGATCGGCTGATATCTCGTCTGACATCGGCCCGCATATTTGCCCTGGACACTGAAACGACTTCTCAAATCCCAATGCAAGCGCGGCTGGTGGGGCTGTCATTTGCCCTGCAGCCCAACGAAGCGTTTTATATTCCCTGTGGTCATGATTATCTTGGCGCACCGCAGCAATTACCGCTATCTGACGTGTTAAAACAGCTCGGACCTGTATTGTCTGATCCGAGTATTAAAAAAGTCGGCCAAAATATAAAGTATGATTGGATTGTTCTGACCCGCCATGGCGTCAAGCTCGATGGTGTCGTTTTTGACACCATGGTCGCATCTTACCTGCTAAATCCATCCAAACGCGCTCACAATCTGGACCAGATCGCTCTGGATTTTTTAGGCCATAAAACCATTCCCTATCAGGACGTCGCCGGCAAAGGCAAAAACGCTTTATCCTTTAATCAGGTGCTATTGGAAAAAGCAGTGCCGTACGCCTGCGAGGATGCCGACATCACCCTGATGGCCAAGGATGCTTTGATGTCTCAATTGCAGGCGATTGATCTGCAACAACTGATGGAAACCGTCGAGATGCCCTTAGTGCCAGTCCTGATGGATATGGAAATGATCGGCACCTGTGTCGATATCGACCGCCTACATGAACTGTCTAAATCCTTTGCACATCAACTTGAAGGGCTGGAGGCCAGTATTTACGGTCTTGCCGGAGAAGAATTTAACATCAAATCCTCCAAGCAGTTGGGCAACATTTTGTTCAACAAACTGCAATTGCCGGTATTGAAAAAAACCAAAAAGAAAACTGGTTATTCGACCGATGTGGATGTATTAACTCGCCTGGCTGAAGAACATGAAATGCCAGCCCTCATATTAAAGCATCGCACACTGTCCAAACTTAAATCAACTTATGCTGACGCCCTGGCTGATCTGGTTAATCCCGAGACCGGCCGTATTCATACATCCTTTAATCAAACCGTAACGGCTACTGGCCGCTTAAGCAGCTCTGACCCAAATTTGCAAAATATACCCATTCGCAGCGCGGAGGGCATGGAGATCCGCAGGGCTTTTGTGCCCCGCAAAGGCTGGAAACTGGTATCAGCGGATTATTCCCAGGTGGAATTGCGCATCTTGGCACATTATTCCGATGACCCCATTTTGATTAAAGCGTTTTTGGAAAACGAGGATATTCACGCACGTACCGCCAGCGAGGTTTTTCAAGTGCCTGCTTCAGATGTGACAACCGAGCTCAGGCGGCAGGCTAAGGCCATTAATTTCGGTATTATATATGGAATGAGTGCCTTTGGGCTTTCTAAACAGCTTGATATCGGACAAAAGATGGCGCAAACCTATATCGATCATTATTTTGCCCGCTACACCGGTGTGAAGGAATTCATCGACAAAACGCTTGCAGAGGCCCATCAGTCCAAACGCACCAGCACGCTTTTGGGACGTATTCGTCTGCTGCCGGATATTGGCAGTCGCAACCATGTCGTACGGCAGGCTGCTGAAAGAACAGCGATTAATACACCGATACAAGGGACCGCTGCCGACCTCATTAAGCTGGCAATGATCAAAGTGGCCAGTACCATCAAAGATAAAAACCTTAAATCCGCTATGCTGCTCAGCGTTCACGATGAGCTCATTTTCGAGGTCCCACCGCAAGAACTGGACGAACTGTCAACTCTGGTCAAAGAAATAATGGAAAGTGTCTGGGAGCTCAAAGTGCCCCTCAAAGTGAACTTGGCGCTGGGCGACAACTGGGCTGAAGCCCACTAA
- a CDS encoding conjugal transfer protein TraB, whose product MASLDEQILRATKEIVVKFIEGGRISPAGFTDSFKNIYGTVYDTVKGQAVPSSSEEKG is encoded by the coding sequence ATGGCCTCATTAGACGAACAAATATTAAGAGCCACCAAGGAAATTGTTGTCAAATTCATAGAAGGGGGACGCATATCACCGGCCGGTTTTACGGATTCATTTAAAAACATCTACGGTACGGTGTATGATACGGTCAAAGGCCAGGCAGTGCCTTCATCAAGTGAAGAAAAAGGGTAG
- the dusB gene encoding tRNA dihydrouridine synthase DusB has product MQIGSVKLENQTVLAPLAGITNLPFRLMAKEAGCALVCSEMVSAHGLVNQSYRTQQLLDSQPQEKPLSVQIFGSQPDVMAEAARLVEASGADIIDINFGCAVRKIIKTGSGVALMQAPDTAAAVIRSVRNAVSIPLTVKLRSGWDATGNQAFEIAKIAESCGVDAIAIHPRTATQGFSGHADWTIIKELKKRVDVPVIGNGDICSASDAMAMMAQTGCDAIMIGRMAIGNPWIFANVRARLRGETEPTVNLDQRFDIMRHYLKASVTYFGEEIACRMMRSRLCWFAKGLRNSSQFRKSINHISTQAEALQRIKAYQVSLLSS; this is encoded by the coding sequence ATGCAAATTGGATCGGTAAAACTTGAGAATCAGACGGTGCTGGCGCCCCTGGCCGGCATTACCAACCTGCCGTTTCGACTGATGGCCAAAGAGGCGGGCTGTGCTTTGGTCTGCTCGGAGATGGTCAGCGCCCATGGGCTGGTCAACCAATCATACAGAACCCAGCAACTGCTGGACAGTCAGCCGCAGGAAAAGCCGCTGTCAGTTCAGATATTCGGCTCTCAACCGGATGTGATGGCTGAAGCAGCCCGTTTAGTGGAAGCATCGGGCGCAGATATTATTGACATCAATTTTGGATGTGCGGTCAGGAAAATAATCAAAACCGGTTCGGGCGTTGCCTTGATGCAGGCGCCCGATACGGCAGCAGCTGTCATCCGTAGCGTGCGCAACGCCGTATCCATACCGCTTACGGTTAAATTGAGAAGTGGTTGGGATGCCACCGGTAATCAGGCATTTGAAATTGCTAAAATTGCGGAATCCTGCGGTGTGGATGCGATTGCCATTCATCCTCGCACCGCCACCCAGGGATTTAGCGGTCATGCAGACTGGACCATCATTAAGGAATTAAAAAAGCGGGTTGACGTGCCTGTAATCGGCAACGGTGACATCTGCAGTGCCAGTGATGCTATGGCAATGATGGCGCAAACCGGATGTGACGCAATCATGATCGGCAGGATGGCCATCGGCAACCCCTGGATATTTGCCAACGTTCGGGCCCGATTGCGCGGAGAGACCGAACCGACTGTCAATCTGGACCAGCGGTTTGACATTATGAGACACTACCTGAAAGCGTCCGTTACATATTTTGGAGAGGAAATCGCTTGCCGGATGATGCGCAGTCGTCTGTGCTGGTTTGCCAAAGGCCTTCGAAACAGCAGCCAGTTTCGCAAATCAATCAATCACATTTCAACCCAGGCAGAAGCCCTGCAACGCATCAAAGCCTATCAGGTTTCATTACTATCGAGCTAA
- a CDS encoding DUF1848 family protein, which yields MKPEPKIVISASRRTDIPAFYMPWFMECIERGFFEVVNPFNRHIKKIPATPANVHTIVFWSKDFGQFLKHQYGQQLQKAGYHLFFNFTVNSASPQLEPQVSSLDVRLDQLQQLGDQFGPAAINWRFDPICFFKSGNDKVQDNLSDLRRIAVKAKETGIKRCITSFMDPYSKIEKRLVNRPDFSFWDAPLKTKRQVIVKMEKMLASKNIKLMLCCEKDVSVGLANDSSVTQSACIPNDLLVTLYGGNLSLRRDTGQRTQKGCGCKISVDIGDYRQHPCYHDCLFCYANPTSK from the coding sequence TTGAAGCCTGAGCCTAAAATCGTCATCTCGGCATCCAGACGAACCGATATTCCGGCATTTTATATGCCCTGGTTTATGGAATGCATTGAGCGCGGTTTTTTTGAAGTCGTCAATCCGTTCAATCGACATATCAAAAAAATCCCTGCCACCCCGGCCAATGTGCATACGATCGTTTTCTGGTCCAAAGATTTCGGTCAGTTTTTGAAGCACCAATATGGCCAACAACTGCAGAAGGCCGGTTACCATCTTTTTTTCAACTTTACCGTCAATTCAGCATCCCCTCAGCTTGAGCCGCAGGTCTCCTCCCTGGATGTCCGCCTCGACCAGCTTCAACAACTCGGCGACCAATTCGGTCCTGCGGCAATCAACTGGCGCTTTGACCCCATCTGTTTTTTCAAAAGCGGCAATGACAAGGTTCAGGACAATCTCAGTGATCTGAGACGCATCGCTGTAAAGGCCAAAGAGACCGGAATCAAACGCTGTATCACCAGCTTTATGGACCCTTATTCAAAAATCGAAAAACGCTTAGTAAATCGGCCTGATTTTTCATTTTGGGATGCCCCCTTGAAAACCAAGCGTCAGGTTATCGTCAAAATGGAAAAAATGCTGGCTTCCAAAAATATAAAGCTGATGCTGTGTTGTGAAAAGGATGTTTCGGTGGGGCTCGCGAATGATTCATCCGTCACACAGAGCGCCTGTATCCCAAATGATCTGCTGGTAACACTTTATGGTGGAAATCTCTCATTAAGACGAGATACCGGCCAGCGCACCCAAAAAGGGTGCGGTTGTAAAATATCAGTGGATATCGGTGATTACCGCCAGCATCCTTGCTATCATGATTGTCTATTCTGCTATGCCAACCCCACTTCAAAATAA
- a CDS encoding N-acyl homoserine lactonase family protein has product MQKYTIHPLVVGINETDQGVMTYLRDYGKRIYLPIYVFYLKGGDQNILIDTGLEQFMVPEGAEKECGFKILEFEEALATLELKPEDIDIIIHTHLHNDHCENDYKCTNADVYVQKKEYAFLKKPHPVDHRYYPDILDDVNVIEVDGDARIADGIDVILSPGHTVGGQSVAVNTSEGRAVITGFCCNDKNFPSAGPAIAPGVHIDLTEAYDSIQKIKELADIILPLHDPTIGTRKSIP; this is encoded by the coding sequence ATGCAAAAATACACCATTCATCCACTGGTTGTGGGCATTAACGAAACCGATCAAGGTGTTATGACCTATTTACGGGATTATGGTAAACGAATATACCTGCCGATATATGTCTTTTATCTAAAGGGCGGTGATCAGAACATTTTAATCGATACCGGCCTGGAACAATTTATGGTGCCCGAAGGTGCTGAAAAGGAGTGCGGATTTAAAATATTGGAATTTGAAGAAGCATTGGCAACCTTAGAGCTAAAACCCGAGGACATTGATATCATCATCCATACCCATTTACATAATGATCACTGTGAAAATGACTATAAATGCACCAATGCAGACGTGTATGTCCAGAAAAAGGAGTATGCTTTTTTAAAGAAACCCCATCCGGTCGATCATCGGTATTATCCGGACATACTCGATGATGTCAACGTAATCGAAGTCGACGGTGACGCTCGTATTGCCGACGGCATCGATGTCATTTTATCACCGGGACATACGGTTGGCGGGCAATCGGTGGCTGTCAATACCAGCGAGGGGCGTGCCGTCATCACCGGTTTTTGCTGCAATGATAAAAATTTTCCGTCAGCCGGACCGGCCATTGCACCTGGTGTCCACATCGATCTGACAGAGGCTTATGATTCTATCCAAAAAATTAAAGAGCTGGCAGATATTATACTACCACTCCATGACCCGACTATCGGAACACGCAAATCTATTCCTTAG
- a CDS encoding tetratricopeptide repeat protein, translated as MKTRFVTIIIFSCFLSATVIFSIPNSLIAQSKATTKSRKAQRPSAAVKKDANYWFEKGALVSTYGNNTAAVQYFHKAIVLDPNFSRAYFSQGVSYGQLGQYQKAIAQINMAIQKEPQNSLYYYGRGRVYLLWGNKEKAMADFRKAAEMGDEDALDYLEYIGENKS; from the coding sequence ATGAAAACCCGATTCGTTACGATAATCATATTCAGTTGCTTTTTGTCAGCTACGGTCATTTTCAGTATACCGAATTCCTTAATCGCCCAATCAAAAGCCACAACCAAGAGCCGGAAAGCCCAAAGGCCTTCGGCTGCAGTAAAAAAAGATGCCAATTACTGGTTTGAAAAAGGTGCCCTTGTTTCTACATACGGCAACAATACGGCCGCTGTTCAGTATTTCCACAAAGCCATCGTCCTGGATCCGAATTTTAGCCGGGCCTATTTCTCACAGGGCGTATCATACGGTCAGCTGGGCCAGTATCAAAAGGCGATCGCGCAGATTAATATGGCCATTCAGAAGGAGCCGCAAAACAGCCTGTATTATTACGGCAGAGGACGAGTTTACCTTCTATGGGGCAATAAGGAAAAGGCCATGGCTGATTTTAGAAAGGCGGCCGAAATGGGTGATGAAGACGCTCTGGATTATCTGGAATATATCGGTGAAAATAAATCGTAA